From Bicyclus anynana chromosome 7, ilBicAnyn1.1, whole genome shotgun sequence, the proteins below share one genomic window:
- the LOC112048566 gene encoding uncharacterized protein LOC112048566, whose amino-acid sequence MDKDISKLNVTDLLGPLLICVPKYQKLKLIVLTVSFFSDNLIVLTDSAVIYFNINNFEAIKTLQISKIDVSRVLKRVNDGLPYGLRNRTRAGICGLRQPRTDSLEKVNWYQETSSLIAELNSTEILKLSLTNKLHTEPVDSDTVNKIYINRPFTYKVHLNSCYVISESVLWVYTAKPNRWDTKRIAKYYGDEILLHSIHIHNENVYVLLTKGDVLLADLNHNKFKKIFHLTDPLSLWGGDSVPFMFGTCILLRNVPNAKPCEHPEVNPYRKTESLSSIYRDGVTCVLEHGHVVLLGYRDGDIEIYLYKKIIDSGVPEVKFNLQYFIDGTMHKEPDLRIRSLDIYDDDAGHHLFVSTYCNVYEVLLSF is encoded by the exons ATGGACAAGGACATTTCCAAGTTAAATGTGACCGACCTCCttg GTCCACTGTTGATTTGTGTACCAAAATaccaaaagttaaaattaattgttttaactgtttcttttttttcagaTAATCTCATAGTGTTAACTGATTCTgctgtaatatattttaacataaacaattttgaaGCTATCAAAACACTTC AAATAAGCAAAATAGATGTTTCACGGGTTTTAAAGAGAGTTAATGACGGCCTTCCCTATGGATTGCGTAACAGAACGAGGGCGGGAATATGTGGCCTACGTCAACCTAGAACAGATTCTCTTGAGAAAG taAACTGGTATCAAGAAACTTCATCATTGATTGCTGAACTCAACTCAACAGAAATTCTTAAACTGTCTCTTACTAACAAATTACATACAGAACCTGTTGATTCAGatacagtaaataaaatatatatcaatagaCCGTTTACATATAA GGTCCATTTAAATTCTTGCTATGTTATCTCTGAAAGTGTCCTCTGGGTCTATACAGCCAAGCCCAATCGTTGGGATACGAAACGGATAGCAAAATATTACGGAGATGAGATATTACTTCACAGCATACACATACACAATGAGAATGTGTATGTTCTGTTAACAAAGGGTGACGTTCTTCTTGCTGATTTAAACCATAAcaagttcaaaaaaatatttcacttgaCTGATCCTCTATCCTTGTGGGGTGGCGATTCAGTGCCATTCATGTTTGGTACTTGCATTCTTCTAAGAAATG TACCAAATGCCAAACCCTGTGAACACCCTGAAGTTAACCCTTACAGAAAAACCGAGTCATTGAGTAGCATATATCGAGACGGAGTCACGTGTGTTTTAGAACATGGTCACGTTGTACTCCTTGGATATAGAGATGGAGAC ATCGaaatttatctttataaaaaaataattgattcaGGAGTACCGGaggtaaaattcaatttacaatattttatagatggTACAATGCACAAGGAACCGGACCTGAGAATCAGATCACTTGACATTTACGATGATGATGCAGGACATCATTTGTTTGTATCGACATATTGTAATGTCTATGAAGTGTTGTTAAGTTTTTAA